In Bacillus toyonensis BCT-7112, a single window of DNA contains:
- a CDS encoding glycosyltransferase family 1 protein: MGTPLRVLHVVVNMNRGGAETLIMNLYRNIDRSKVQFDFLTCKEGVFDEEIVKLGGEIHRIPYVTDVGHRGYIKALDNFFSTHTQYKIVHSHIDKMSGFVLRSAKKARVPVRIAHSHNTSSEGGIAAKIYKWYAGKSIAICATHLLACSNAAARWLFADKADVARILKNGIDCDRFLFCPDIRKQVREELQIEKDTLVVGHVGRFAHQKNHAYLIELFAQLTRFKPDSILLLAGEGPLRVGIENKVRELNMEKHIRFLGIRDDIERILQAFDVFVFPSIHEGLPLTLIEAQGVGLPCIISDTITKEVDLGMNLVEHVSLTDKFAWIEKMKNIETSNFSRKTPTQVVFAKGYDIKHTAELTQDYYSVLSR; this comes from the coding sequence TTGGGCACTCCATTGAGAGTACTACATGTAGTCGTAAATATGAATAGAGGCGGAGCCGAAACTTTAATTATGAATTTGTATCGTAATATAGACCGCTCAAAAGTACAATTTGATTTTTTAACTTGTAAAGAAGGAGTGTTTGATGAAGAAATAGTAAAGTTAGGCGGGGAAATTCATAGAATTCCATATGTTACAGATGTTGGTCATAGGGGCTATATAAAGGCGCTAGATAATTTCTTTAGTACCCATACGCAATATAAAATCGTTCATTCACATATAGATAAAATGAGCGGATTTGTACTTCGTTCAGCTAAAAAAGCAAGGGTGCCAGTTAGGATTGCGCATAGTCATAATACTAGTAGTGAGGGTGGTATTGCTGCAAAAATCTATAAATGGTATGCGGGAAAATCAATAGCCATATGTGCAACACATTTGTTAGCATGTTCAAATGCTGCTGCCAGATGGCTATTTGCGGATAAAGCCGATGTAGCTAGAATCTTAAAAAATGGAATTGATTGTGATAGATTTTTGTTCTGTCCAGACATACGAAAACAAGTAAGAGAAGAATTACAAATTGAGAAAGATACTCTTGTTGTAGGTCATGTTGGAAGATTTGCTCATCAAAAAAATCATGCTTACCTTATAGAATTATTCGCGCAGTTAACTCGATTTAAGCCGGATTCAATTCTTTTATTAGCTGGCGAAGGGCCGCTTCGCGTGGGAATTGAAAATAAAGTAAGGGAATTGAATATGGAGAAGCATATACGGTTTCTCGGGATACGAGACGATATAGAAAGGATACTTCAAGCATTTGATGTATTTGTTTTTCCATCCATACATGAGGGATTGCCACTCACTCTCATAGAGGCGCAAGGAGTTGGTTTACCTTGTATTATATCTGATACTATTACGAAAGAGGTGGACTTGGGAATGAATTTAGTTGAACATGTTTCTCTAACAGATAAATTTGCTTGGATAGAAAAAATGAAAAATATAGAAACTAGTAATTTTTCGAGGAAAACACCAACTCAAGTAGTATTCGCAAAAGGATACGATATAAAACATACGGCTGAATTAACTCAAGACTATTATTCTGTACTTTCGAGGTGA
- a CDS encoding glycosyltransferase family 4 protein: MVSKKILFCATVDYHFKAFHLPYLKWFADQGWEVHVAANGNIHLPYVTQKYNIPLQRSPISVQNFHAYKKLTSIIHQNKYNIIHCHTPMGGAIARLAARKVRREGTKVIYTAHGFHFCKGSSFINWLLYYPIERILATTTDCLLTINQEDYSLAVKHRFQAGSIKLVHGVGVDIERYIPVNESEKEQLRHKNGYNSEDFLMFYAAEFNKNKNQSFLIQSLAQLKNEIPHAKLLLAGEGPLMKECKNIAAQLGVSSMVHFLGYRNDIAPLLQMCDLAVASSYREGLPVNIMEAMACGLPVIATDNRGHRELIIHNKNGWIIDRDDIKTMSERINSISKSIKLQAQFGRCGRTIITSKYSVNEVLKEKKEIYTTYMDEMEDLNWALH, translated from the coding sequence ATGGTGTCTAAAAAAATTCTGTTTTGTGCAACTGTGGATTATCATTTTAAAGCTTTTCATTTACCGTATTTGAAATGGTTTGCAGACCAAGGATGGGAAGTGCATGTTGCAGCGAATGGGAATATACATCTTCCGTACGTAACTCAAAAATATAATATTCCTCTTCAAAGATCACCGATTAGCGTACAAAACTTTCATGCATATAAAAAACTTACATCAATTATTCATCAAAATAAATATAATATCATTCATTGTCATACGCCTATGGGAGGAGCAATTGCTCGTCTAGCTGCTAGAAAAGTGCGGAGAGAAGGCACAAAGGTTATATATACAGCGCATGGATTTCATTTTTGTAAAGGATCATCATTCATAAATTGGCTCTTATACTATCCAATCGAAAGAATTTTAGCTACTACTACGGATTGTCTTCTAACAATTAATCAAGAAGATTACAGTTTAGCAGTAAAGCATCGATTTCAGGCGGGAAGTATTAAACTCGTTCATGGTGTAGGAGTAGATATAGAACGATATATTCCTGTTAATGAAAGTGAAAAGGAGCAATTAAGACATAAAAATGGTTATAATTCTGAAGATTTTTTAATGTTTTATGCAGCTGAATTTAATAAGAACAAAAATCAAAGCTTCTTAATTCAATCATTGGCACAATTAAAAAATGAAATTCCGCATGCGAAGCTACTACTTGCTGGTGAAGGGCCTTTAATGAAGGAGTGCAAAAATATAGCGGCTCAACTAGGTGTGAGTAGTATGGTGCATTTTCTTGGTTATAGAAATGATATAGCCCCTTTGCTGCAGATGTGTGACCTAGCTGTTGCATCGAGTTACCGGGAAGGTTTACCAGTTAATATTATGGAAGCTATGGCTTGTGGACTTCCAGTTATCGCCACTGACAATCGGGGACATAGGGAGTTAATTATTCATAATAAAAATGGTTGGATTATAGATCGTGATGATATAAAGACGATGTCTGAAAGAATAAATTCTATTTCTAAAAGTATTAAATTACAAGCTCAGTTTGGACGGTGTGGGCGTACTATTATTACAAGTAAATATTCAGTTAACGAAGTGTTAAAAGAGAAAAAAGAAATTTATACAACATATATGGATGAAATGGAGGATTTAAATTGGGCACTCCATTGA
- a CDS encoding CpsD/CapB family tyrosine-protein kinase, producing MAYKNRRKTNKVKGESIIAYTAPRSKISEQYRSLRTNLQLSSSIHKSRTIVITSPRYGEGKSTITVNLAVSIAQKGEKVLIVDANLRKPTIQEMFGVENTVGLTDILNGKTNLEGAVKKTEMERLDILTSGPVPFNPSEVLGSGEMDMLIQKAMERYDIILFDSSPVLEVTDTSVLVDKCEGVLLVIRYNRTVSEDALETKRALSFTKSRILGAILNGKV from the coding sequence GTGGCCTACAAAAATAGACGAAAAACAAATAAAGTTAAAGGAGAAAGTATAATTGCTTATACAGCTCCAAGATCGAAAATTTCGGAGCAGTATCGTTCGCTTCGAACAAACCTTCAATTATCTTCGTCTATTCATAAAAGCAGAACTATAGTTATTACTTCTCCAAGGTATGGTGAAGGAAAATCAACGATTACAGTTAATTTAGCAGTCTCAATAGCACAAAAAGGTGAAAAAGTATTGATAGTAGATGCAAATTTACGAAAACCCACGATTCAGGAAATGTTTGGAGTAGAAAATACAGTTGGATTAACTGATATATTGAACGGAAAAACAAATTTAGAAGGCGCTGTAAAAAAAACAGAGATGGAACGTCTTGATATATTAACTAGCGGTCCAGTACCATTCAATCCATCTGAAGTACTTGGTTCAGGTGAGATGGATATGTTAATTCAAAAGGCAATGGAACGGTATGACATCATATTATTTGATTCTTCCCCTGTATTAGAAGTAACAGATACGAGTGTATTAGTTGATAAGTGTGAAGGAGTACTTTTGGTGATCCGATATAATCGTACTGTGAGCGAAGATGCGCTTGAAACGAAAAGAGCGCTAAGTTTTACGAAAAGCAGAATATTGGGTGCAATTTTGAATGGGAAAGTATAA
- a CDS encoding YveK family protein, with translation MNKEINLKNLFTVIWKRVWILLLFTTLTTVGGAMYSMYMKTPLYASSARVIVQANAETMNTLKAMVNEPVILEKVAAELNINRSAGALSGQISIESVQGSQIMRINVVDIDPVLAHKIANTTAAVYKKEVANILNFNNVSILPEDPVQKHSMPININHLKTILIAFSVGMVLSIGFIFLLDSFDDRIKSERRIEQLLDVPVLGGISKMNRKNTEDKFSKKNTVVLGDGTEWPTKIDEKQIKLKEKV, from the coding sequence ATGAATAAGGAAATAAATTTAAAAAATCTATTTACTGTTATATGGAAAAGGGTATGGATACTACTGTTGTTTACGACTCTCACAACCGTAGGAGGAGCGATGTATAGTATGTATATGAAAACACCTTTGTATGCCTCCTCAGCAAGGGTTATTGTTCAAGCTAATGCTGAAACGATGAATACATTAAAAGCGATGGTAAATGAGCCTGTAATATTAGAAAAAGTAGCGGCTGAATTAAATATTAACAGATCTGCAGGTGCATTAAGTGGACAAATAAGTATAGAAAGTGTACAAGGCTCTCAGATTATGAGAATAAATGTAGTGGATATTGATCCTGTACTTGCACATAAAATTGCAAATACGACAGCGGCTGTTTATAAGAAAGAAGTAGCAAATATACTAAATTTTAATAATGTGAGTATATTACCAGAAGACCCAGTTCAAAAACATTCGATGCCTATAAATATAAATCACCTTAAGACGATACTAATTGCGTTCTCTGTAGGTATGGTGCTCAGTATCGGTTTTATTTTTTTATTGGATTCATTTGATGATAGAATCAAATCGGAACGACGAATTGAGCAATTGTTAGATGTCCCTGTTTTGGGCGGGATTTCTAAAATGAATAGGAAAAATACGGAAGACAAATTCAGTAAAAAAAATACAGTGGTACTGGGGGATGGAACGGAGTGGCCTACAAAAATAGACGAAAAACAAATAAAGTTAAAGGAGAAAGTATAA
- a CDS encoding BhlA/UviB family holin-like peptide, with translation MEEQILNSMIQQGAFAALFVWMLITTQKKNEQREEQYQKVIEKNQQVIEEQAKAFSSLAKDLSDVKQKILGHGDMK, from the coding sequence ATAGAAGAGCAGATCTTAAATTCAATGATTCAACAAGGAGCATTCGCAGCGTTATTTGTGTGGATGCTTATTACTACACAAAAAAAGAATGAACAGCGCGAAGAACAATATCAAAAAGTTATTGAAAAAAACCAACAAGTCATTGAAGAACAAGCAAAAGCGTTTAGTTCGTTGGCGAAGGATTTATCAGATGTTAAACAAAAAATTTTGGGACATGGTGATATGAAATAA
- a CDS encoding GH25 family lysozyme, which translates to MKKIADLSHHNGSINWAAASKELELAIIRVQYGSRTIDTRYKEYVQGCKDYGVPFAHYAYGCYVSVQDAIVEANDFMARADKEAKFLVLDVEDDTLASCGAVNLAKASQAFIDTCRAAGWKIGLYVSHHMYTSYGLNTVNADFLWIPRYGNKPAYNCDLWQYTESGSLAGVSGNVDLNYLNGEKSLEWFTGKGGVVGTPQPEGIGFAKSIYWEGYGINYHDRPHGNYQGNFTTAAEVLYWNAYWGEDNDVWLDLGRSRWVKAEHYYWRPFKAISKYPEGYGVNFYDGINGSYKGRITSKEPLTVFFRKEGWIDIGGNRWTPEEHFDIVDIR; encoded by the coding sequence ATGAAGAAAATTGCAGATTTATCTCATCACAATGGTTCAATAAATTGGGCGGCAGCTAGTAAAGAGCTTGAACTTGCTATTATACGTGTACAGTATGGATCAAGGACAATTGATACACGTTATAAAGAGTATGTACAAGGTTGTAAAGACTATGGTGTCCCATTTGCACACTATGCTTATGGATGTTATGTAAGTGTTCAGGATGCTATTGTAGAAGCGAATGATTTTATGGCGCGCGCTGACAAAGAAGCGAAATTTTTAGTATTAGATGTGGAAGATGATACATTAGCAAGTTGTGGAGCAGTTAACTTAGCGAAAGCTTCACAGGCATTTATTGATACATGCCGTGCAGCTGGCTGGAAAATAGGTCTATATGTATCACATCACATGTATACAAGCTATGGACTAAATACTGTGAATGCGGATTTCCTTTGGATTCCACGTTATGGAAATAAACCAGCCTATAACTGTGATTTATGGCAGTATACGGAAAGTGGTAGTCTTGCGGGCGTATCTGGTAATGTAGATTTAAATTACTTAAACGGAGAAAAATCTCTTGAATGGTTTACAGGTAAAGGTGGCGTTGTTGGTACACCGCAACCAGAAGGGATTGGGTTCGCAAAGTCAATATACTGGGAAGGTTATGGTATTAACTATCATGATAGACCACATGGCAACTATCAGGGGAACTTTACAACAGCAGCAGAAGTATTGTACTGGAATGCGTACTGGGGAGAAGATAATGATGTGTGGTTAGATTTAGGTAGAAGCCGTTGGGTAAAAGCGGAGCATTATTATTGGAGACCTTTCAAAGCAATATCAAAATACCCAGAAGGATATGGAGTAAACTTTTATGATGGAATTAACGGCTCATACAAAGGACGTATTACTTCAAAAGAACCCCTTACAGTATTCTTCCGTAAAGAAGGCTGGATTGATATTGGTGGGAACCGTTGGACACCTGAGGAACACTTTGACATTGTAGATATTCGATAA
- a CDS encoding M23 family metallopeptidase translates to MATFIYPTNTTRVTSGFRGDRPDHHGVDLAEAGYHPIYAAASGKVSRSYFSSSYGECIMIVHNINGVTWETVYAHMRSGSRTVKEGDSVTQGQTIGVMGETGQAYGQHLHFEMHKGGWNINKSNAVNPLDYLGKGGAVGTPQPEGIGFAKSIYWEGYGINYHDRPHGNYQGSFTTAAEVLYWGAYWGEDNDVWLDLGRSRWVKAEHYYWRPFKAISKYPEGYGVNFYDGINGSYKGRITSKEPLTVFFRKEGWIDIGGNSWAPEEHFDIVDIR, encoded by the coding sequence ATGGCAACATTTATTTATCCAACAAATACAACGAGAGTAACAAGTGGTTTTAGAGGTGACAGACCAGATCATCATGGGGTAGATCTTGCTGAAGCAGGCTATCATCCGATTTATGCAGCGGCTAGTGGGAAAGTTAGTCGTTCGTATTTTTCATCTAGTTACGGTGAATGTATTATGATTGTTCATAATATTAATGGAGTTACATGGGAAACTGTATACGCTCACATGCGAAGTGGTTCTCGTACAGTTAAAGAAGGCGATTCTGTTACACAAGGACAAACAATTGGGGTTATGGGAGAAACGGGACAGGCTTATGGTCAGCACTTACATTTTGAAATGCATAAAGGCGGCTGGAATATTAATAAGAGTAATGCTGTGAATCCATTAGACTACTTGGGGAAAGGTGGCGCTGTTGGTACACCGCAACCAGAAGGAATTGGGTTCGCAAAGTCAATATACTGGGAAGGTTATGGTATTAACTATCATGATAGACCACATGGCAACTATCAGGGAAGCTTTACAACAGCAGCAGAAGTATTATACTGGGGTGCGTACTGGGGAGAAGATAATGATGTGTGGTTAGATTTAGGTAGAAGCCGTTGGGTAAAAGCGGAGCATTATTATTGGAGACCTTTCAAAGCAATATCAAAATATCCAGAAGGATATGGAGTAAACTTTTATGATGGAATTAACGGCTCATACAAAGGACGTATTACTTCAAAAGAACCTCTTACAGTATTCTTCCGTAAAGAAGGCTGGATTGATATCGGTGGGAATAGTTGGGCACCTGAGGAACACTTTGACATTGTAGATATTCGATAA
- a CDS encoding lysozyme family protein produces MSILAASVKTKNLPQQVLRWQSMVESECAAQGVSELVPYVLGIIMVESGGNSETTPDIMQSSESQGWAMNTIKNPKDSVYYGVKHLKGAFDDAKKNGITDLSAIVQSYNFGRAYLRWLASNNKQHSLPVADQYSKTVVAPSLGNKTGAMVKYSHPIAVAYNGGYRYKNGGNFFYAEIVKQYVDFNAGGVPQPEGIGFAKSIYWEGYGINYHDRPHGNYQGNFTTAAEVLYWGAYWGEDNDVWLDLGRSRWVKAEHYYWRPFKAISKYPEGYGVNFYDGINGSYKGRITSKEPLTVFFRKEGWIDIGGNSWAPEEHFDIVDIR; encoded by the coding sequence ATGAGTATACTAGCTGCTTCAGTTAAAACAAAGAATCTGCCACAACAAGTGTTACGTTGGCAATCAATGGTAGAAAGTGAATGTGCTGCACAAGGTGTTTCTGAGTTAGTTCCTTACGTACTTGGAATTATTATGGTGGAAAGTGGAGGGAACTCTGAAACAACACCGGATATTATGCAGTCAAGTGAATCACAAGGGTGGGCGATGAATACAATCAAGAATCCTAAAGATTCAGTGTATTACGGGGTAAAGCATTTAAAAGGAGCCTTTGATGATGCAAAGAAGAATGGTATTACAGATTTAAGTGCTATTGTTCAATCATATAATTTTGGACGAGCTTACCTTCGTTGGTTAGCTTCTAACAATAAACAACATTCATTACCGGTGGCAGATCAATATTCTAAAACAGTGGTTGCACCATCGCTTGGAAATAAAACTGGTGCTATGGTTAAATATAGTCATCCTATCGCAGTTGCGTACAATGGTGGTTATCGATATAAAAATGGCGGTAATTTTTTCTACGCTGAAATTGTTAAACAATATGTAGATTTTAATGCAGGCGGTGTTCCACAACCAGAAGGAATTGGGTTCGCGAAGTCAATATACTGGGAAGGCTATGGTATTAACTATCATGATAGACCACATGGCAACTATCAGGGAAACTTTACAACAGCAGCAGAAGTATTATACTGGGGTGCGTACTGGGGAGAAGATAATGATGTGTGGTTAGATTTAGGTAGAAGCCGTTGGGTAAAAGCGGAGCATTATTATTGGAGACCTTTCAAAGCAATATCAAAATACCCAGAAGGATATGGAGTAAACTTTTACGATGGAATTAACGGTTCATATAAAGGCCGTATCACTTCAAAAGAACCCCTTACAGTATTCTTCCGTAAAGAAGGCTGGATTGATATTGGTGGGAATAGTTGGGCACCTGAGGAACACTTTGATATTGTAGATATTCGATAA
- a CDS encoding DnaD domain protein yields the protein MGIIRVKKDSNYSVINNTGLKDKRLSWKAKGILAYTLTLPDDWTFHISELAQHAKDGEDSLRTGFKELKELGYVKRYPVRDEHTKKIKRWDTEIYETPQKRIPQVEKQDVGKPYEENPTLLNINKLNTKIQNTNHDDKDKLESHILFGREFKKNYNFLKERGIPLSEIAFTELGDFCDLFSSELIQYATNKAIDENAPRWNYVKAILSNWKEQKVKTFADVTALDRRFKMSKNKKFNESGRNYSTRKELVPDWLYKDDEHTNQEVERKPAQYTEEERERLKEVLNKYKS from the coding sequence ATGGGGATTATTCGAGTGAAAAAAGATAGTAATTATTCCGTCATAAATAATACTGGTTTAAAAGATAAAAGGTTGTCATGGAAGGCAAAAGGAATTTTGGCTTATACACTTACACTACCAGATGATTGGACTTTTCATATTAGTGAATTAGCTCAACATGCAAAGGATGGAGAAGATTCATTACGTACAGGTTTTAAAGAACTAAAAGAATTAGGGTATGTAAAGCGTTATCCCGTTCGTGATGAACATACAAAAAAAATTAAAAGATGGGATACGGAAATTTATGAAACACCACAAAAGAGAATTCCACAAGTGGAAAAGCAAGATGTAGGAAAGCCATATGAGGAAAATCCGACACTACTAAATATCAATAAACTAAATACTAAAATACAAAATACTAATCATGATGATAAGGATAAATTAGAATCTCATATATTATTCGGTAGAGAGTTTAAAAAAAATTATAATTTTTTAAAAGAGAGAGGCATTCCGTTAAGTGAAATTGCATTTACGGAGTTAGGCGATTTTTGTGATTTGTTTAGTAGTGAGTTAATTCAGTATGCAACTAATAAAGCTATTGATGAGAATGCACCAAGATGGAACTACGTTAAAGCTATATTGAGTAATTGGAAGGAGCAAAAAGTTAAAACATTTGCTGATGTGACCGCGCTAGATAGACGTTTCAAAATGAGTAAGAATAAGAAATTTAATGAATCAGGTAGAAATTATTCGACTAGAAAAGAGCTTGTCCCAGATTGGTTATATAAAGATGACGAACACACGAATCAAGAAGTGGAAAGAAAACCCGCGCAGTACACTGAGGAAGAGCGTGAGAGATTAAAAGAGGTATTAAATAAATATAAGTCTTAA
- a CDS encoding LexA family protein, giving the protein MEKAKIVTRLIKEAGYSKRAFAEKIGLPPTTLQSMLSRGIGKASVDNVIKVCKGLGITTDDLEVLTTKGDNTVKEEVSIYETIQNDQSNIIHIPIIGSVAAGTPIFAEENIEGYLPMLSTFLNKRKKYFYLTVKGTSMNLEFPDGSYVLVEETPYVENGQIAVVKVNGYDATVKKISKSGSIITLIPLSNDPIHEPQTYDLSAEDVKIIGRVVQAVKNY; this is encoded by the coding sequence ATGGAAAAAGCAAAGATTGTAACACGCTTAATAAAAGAAGCTGGATATAGCAAAAGAGCTTTCGCAGAAAAAATCGGGCTCCCTCCCACAACACTGCAATCAATGTTATCAAGAGGAATCGGTAAAGCATCTGTTGATAATGTAATAAAAGTTTGTAAGGGATTAGGGATCACTACTGATGATTTAGAGGTGCTCACAACTAAAGGGGATAATACAGTTAAAGAAGAAGTTTCTATTTATGAAACCATTCAAAACGACCAATCAAACATTATCCATATCCCAATCATTGGTTCTGTCGCAGCCGGTACACCTATATTCGCCGAAGAAAATATCGAGGGTTATTTACCAATGCTAAGTACATTTTTAAATAAGCGTAAAAAGTATTTTTATCTTACTGTAAAAGGCACTAGCATGAATCTCGAATTCCCTGATGGTTCTTATGTTCTGGTAGAAGAAACTCCTTATGTTGAGAATGGGCAAATTGCTGTTGTAAAAGTCAATGGTTATGATGCAACTGTGAAAAAAATCTCAAAATCTGGAAGCATCATTACTTTAATACCATTGAGTAATGATCCTATCCATGAACCACAGACTTACGACCTTTCAGCTGAAGATGTAAAAATCATTGGTCGCGTTGTACAAGCAGTAAAAAATTATTAA
- the glnA gene encoding type I glutamate--ammonia ligase, which yields MARYTKEDIFRLAKEENVKYIRLQFTDLLGVIKNVEIPVSQLTKALDNKMMFDGSSIEGFVRIEESDMYLYPDLDTWVIFPWTAEKGKVARLICDIYTADGAPFDGDPRNNLKRVLKEMEALGFSDFNLGPEPEFFLFKVDEKGNPTLELNDNGGYFDLAPMDLGENCRRDIVLELEEMGFEIEASHHEVAPGQHEIDFKYANAIRSCDDIQTFKLVVKTIARKHGLHATFMPKPLYGVNGSGMHCNLSLFKNGENVFFDQNGDLQLSDDARHFIAGILKHAPAFTAVANPTVNSYKRLVPGYEAPCYVAWSAQNRSPLVRIPASRGISTRVEVRSVDPAANPYLVMATLLAAGLDGIKNKLTPPAAVDRNIYVMTKEEREEAGIVDLPATLAQALVTLQSNEVVCSALGEHLLEHFIEAKEIEWDIFRTQVHQWERDQYMSLY from the coding sequence ATGGCTAGGTACACAAAAGAAGATATTTTCCGTTTGGCGAAAGAAGAGAATGTAAAGTATATCCGTCTGCAATTTACGGACCTTTTAGGAGTAATTAAAAACGTAGAAATTCCAGTGAGCCAATTAACAAAAGCTCTTGATAACAAAATGATGTTTGATGGATCTTCTATTGAAGGTTTCGTACGTATTGAAGAATCTGATATGTATTTATATCCGGATTTAGATACTTGGGTAATTTTCCCTTGGACAGCTGAAAAAGGTAAAGTAGCTCGTTTAATCTGTGATATTTATACTGCAGATGGTGCTCCATTTGACGGAGATCCACGTAACAATTTAAAACGTGTATTAAAAGAAATGGAAGCTTTAGGATTCTCAGATTTCAATCTTGGACCAGAGCCAGAATTCTTCCTATTCAAAGTTGATGAAAAAGGAAATCCAACATTAGAATTAAACGATAACGGTGGATACTTCGACCTTGCGCCGATGGATCTAGGGGAAAACTGTCGTCGTGATATCGTTCTTGAGCTTGAAGAAATGGGCTTTGAAATTGAAGCGTCTCACCATGAAGTTGCACCAGGTCAACACGAAATTGACTTTAAATATGCAAATGCAATTCGCTCATGTGATGACATTCAAACATTCAAACTTGTTGTAAAAACAATTGCTCGTAAACATGGTTTACATGCAACATTTATGCCAAAACCATTATACGGTGTGAACGGTTCAGGTATGCACTGTAACTTATCACTATTTAAAAATGGTGAGAACGTATTCTTCGATCAAAACGGTGATTTACAATTAAGTGATGATGCTCGTCACTTTATCGCAGGTATTTTAAAACATGCACCAGCATTTACAGCGGTAGCAAACCCAACTGTAAACTCTTACAAACGTTTAGTACCTGGATATGAAGCTCCTTGTTACGTAGCATGGTCTGCACAAAACCGTAGCCCATTAGTACGTATCCCTGCATCTCGTGGTATTAGTACACGCGTAGAAGTACGTAGTGTTGACCCAGCTGCAAACCCATATCTAGTAATGGCTACATTATTAGCTGCAGGTCTTGACGGAATTAAAAATAAATTAACTCCACCAGCTGCAGTAGACCGTAACATCTATGTAATGACAAAAGAAGAGCGCGAAGAAGCAGGTATCGTTGACTTACCAGCAACATTAGCGCAAGCGTTAGTTACATTACAATCTAATGAAGTAGTATGCAGTGCACTAGGAGAACATTTACTTGAGCACTTCATCGAAGCAAAAGAAATTGAGTGGGATATCTTCCGCACACAAGTTCACCAATGGGAACGCGATCAATATATGTCTCTATACTAA
- the glnR gene encoding transcriptional repressor GlnR — protein MKEDRRSAPLFPIGIVMDLTQLSARQIRYYEEHNLVSPTRTKGNRRLFSFNDVDKLLEIKDLLDQGLNMAGIKQVLLMKENQTEAVKVKEETKEISKTELRKILRDELQHTGRFNRTSLRQGDISRFFH, from the coding sequence ATGAAAGAAGATAGACGTTCTGCCCCGCTGTTTCCTATTGGTATTGTTATGGATTTAACACAATTGTCTGCACGTCAAATTCGCTACTATGAAGAGCACAATCTTGTTTCTCCAACCCGTACAAAGGGGAATCGTAGATTATTTTCATTTAACGATGTAGATAAGTTGTTAGAGATTAAAGATTTATTAGATCAAGGCTTAAATATGGCTGGTATTAAGCAAGTGTTACTAATGAAAGAAAATCAAACAGAAGCAGTGAAAGTAAAAGAAGAAACGAAAGAAATTTCAAAAACGGAGCTTCGCAAAATACTTCGAGATGAACTACAACATACAGGTAGATTTAATCGAACTTCATTGCGACAAGGTGACATTTCAAGGTTTTTTCACTAA